A genomic region of Glycine max cultivar Williams 82 chromosome 15, Glycine_max_v4.0, whole genome shotgun sequence contains the following coding sequences:
- the LOC102668015 gene encoding uncharacterized protein isoform X2, translating into MLTVSTVSKQGPKTRASVAGVTSINLVEYVPAAVDKETKIVVPLNLPGTNDITNLSLFLSLSLLKLEALQEYLDAVQRSTMCVPSSPCSVVALAINKDEFTTLKAGLRRVKFFADYVSTRRAKKASSKDEGSDGRSSNRSEDFENRYTSDVDSLDNDVAIKSEVNEEDSCVRHSLSYETLASGNYAGGSPYSGSTINGKDECWIYYSSQKSDYRGAHAENYNTCDQVEHQNSKHRILSWRKRKLHFRSCKVKGELLLKKHGEEGGHDIDNNHRLLSSFDDYTSGKILGKASVRLRTISLPHTFA; encoded by the exons GTATCTAAGCAAGGGCCAAAAACCAGAGCTTCTGTAGCTGGTGTTACATCAATAAACTTAGTTGAATACGTTCCTGCAGCTGTAGATAAAGAGACTAAAATTGTAGTTCCTTTGAATCTCCCTGGCACCAATGATATTACTAATCTCTCACTTTTT tTGTCTCTTAGTTTACTGAAACTGGAGGCCCTTCAAGAATATTTGGATGCAGTGCAAAGATCAACTATGTGTGTTCCTTCATCACCCTGTTCTGTTGTTGCTCTCGCAATAAATAAAGATGAGTTTACCACACTTAAAGCGGGTCTGAGAAGAGTAAAATTCTTTGCTGATTATGTATCAACTAGAAGAGCCAAGAAGGCAAGCTCCAAAGATGAAGGAAGTGATGGTAGGAGCTCCAACAGAAGTGAAGATTTTGAAAATAGGTATACATCGGACGTGGATTCACTGGATAATGATGTTGCAATTAAGTCAGAGGTGAATGAGGAGGATTCTTGTGTGAGACATTCATTGAGTTACGAGACTCTGGCCTCTGGAAACTATGCAGGAGGATCACCATATTCAGGTTCAACCATTAATGGTAAAGATGAGTGCTGGATCTACTATAGTAGCCAAAAGTCTGATTATAGGGGTGCACATGCTGAGAATTATAATACATGTGATCAGGTTGAGCATCAGAATTCAAAACACCGAATCCTTTCTTGGAGGAAAAGGAAACTTCACTTTAGATCTTGCAAGGTGAAAGGGGAGCTACTTCTGAAAAAACACGGAGAAGAGGGTGGACATGATATTGACAATAATCATAGGTTGCTGAGCTCTTTTGATGATTACACTAGTGGAAAG ATACTAGGGAAAGCAtcggtaaggctgcgtacaatatccctcccccataccttcgcatag
- the LOC102668015 gene encoding uncharacterized protein isoform X1, with translation MLTVSTVSKQGPKTRASVAGVTSINLVEYVPAAVDKETKIVVPLNLPGTNDITNLSLFLSLSLLKLEALQEYLDAVQRSTMCVPSSPCSVVALAINKDEFTTLKAGLRRVKFFADYVSTRRAKKASSKDEGSDGRSSNRSEDFENRYTSDVDSLDNDVAIKSEVNEEDSCVRHSLSYETLASGNYAGGSPYSGSTINGKDECWIYYSSQKSDYRGAHAENYNTCDQVEHQNSKHRILSWRKRKLHFRSCKVKGELLLKKHGEEGGHDIDNNHRLLSSFDDYTSGKWHKIENIATSPSFVPEFEENSFTVGSWEQKEVISRDGQMKLHKYIFYEHA, from the exons GTATCTAAGCAAGGGCCAAAAACCAGAGCTTCTGTAGCTGGTGTTACATCAATAAACTTAGTTGAATACGTTCCTGCAGCTGTAGATAAAGAGACTAAAATTGTAGTTCCTTTGAATCTCCCTGGCACCAATGATATTACTAATCTCTCACTTTTT tTGTCTCTTAGTTTACTGAAACTGGAGGCCCTTCAAGAATATTTGGATGCAGTGCAAAGATCAACTATGTGTGTTCCTTCATCACCCTGTTCTGTTGTTGCTCTCGCAATAAATAAAGATGAGTTTACCACACTTAAAGCGGGTCTGAGAAGAGTAAAATTCTTTGCTGATTATGTATCAACTAGAAGAGCCAAGAAGGCAAGCTCCAAAGATGAAGGAAGTGATGGTAGGAGCTCCAACAGAAGTGAAGATTTTGAAAATAGGTATACATCGGACGTGGATTCACTGGATAATGATGTTGCAATTAAGTCAGAGGTGAATGAGGAGGATTCTTGTGTGAGACATTCATTGAGTTACGAGACTCTGGCCTCTGGAAACTATGCAGGAGGATCACCATATTCAGGTTCAACCATTAATGGTAAAGATGAGTGCTGGATCTACTATAGTAGCCAAAAGTCTGATTATAGGGGTGCACATGCTGAGAATTATAATACATGTGATCAGGTTGAGCATCAGAATTCAAAACACCGAATCCTTTCTTGGAGGAAAAGGAAACTTCACTTTAGATCTTGCAAGGTGAAAGGGGAGCTACTTCTGAAAAAACACGGAGAAGAGGGTGGACATGATATTGACAATAATCATAGGTTGCTGAGCTCTTTTGATGATTACACTAGTGGAAAG TggcataaaatagaaaatatcgCAACTAGTCCATCATTTGTTCCTGAATTTGAGGAAAACAGTTTCACTGTAGGGAGTTGGGAGCAAAAAGAAGTCATTAGCCGCGATGGACAGATGAAGctccataaatatatattttatgaacatGCCTGA